Genomic DNA from Coffea arabica cultivar ET-39 chromosome 7e, Coffea Arabica ET-39 HiFi, whole genome shotgun sequence:
TATAGACAAAGTGATGCCAGAATTTACCTCCAAGATTGACCAGGAACATTCTGAAGTAGATATCCAGCATTGTGAAAAACAGCATAAGCCTTCTCATTTGATGCACCAAGCAACCGTAGTTCTTGAATCTCCTTCTCCCGCTTATCCATATGTTCCTTGTAGATTATGTAGACATAAATGCttcagaaaataaaaaaaaattgctacaACCTAATCTTGAAAACCTAAtaactatttttttaataactcacaattaatttttcttcaaattcatgATTAAGATCCTTCAGCATCGACTTATCTGATTCCAGTGACTCAGACACCTTCATCAAGCAAAAGTGAAACCCAGCACAGAATTTAAATTCAAACAAACTGAAACCAGGTTCAGCATAATTACTTGCAATAAAGCAAGGTAATCTTTCAAACTTTTACTTCTAGAATTACATCATGCCTAAGCAAATAGGACGGTTTTtgctttatatattttttggttCTTTCGAAAATTTGGACTCTTCAAATTTACTTTTCTTATCAACtgattttttcatgaaaagacAAGGTAGAGCAAAACTACAAGTTGAGTAAAGCGATTAATCTTCTCATGAATGTGAGCAATCTTCATCAGCAATTTCCCTTTGACAAACCCCAACCACATGACTTCAAAACATAGAGAAATAGAacaaaaaatatcaaaagttatgcTTCTCAATTTATAAAAACCACAAGCTCAAacaaacaaaagggaaaatatCAGCCAAGTGACAACAATGCTTATAACATTTGAATAGGTATCATAGGAagagaaacaaagaaagatcTCCCGTACAAGAATTACAGTCACTACATtaatttcaaatgatttttagaAAAGCCAGGATGCTAAAATCTTAGGAAAAAACATAAGCAAACCACCTAGAAGGGTCCTTCTCACAAATTTTCTCATCagcaaattgatgaaataaagaaaacaaGCATGTTAGAGAAAGCTATATAACAAAAATGAACAGAAAGAAGGTAAATAATGTTCTAGGTATTCTGGTTAAAGTAGAAGCATGGAATAGAAGACTACATGCATAACCAtattaattttcaaattcaGCATTTTTTATGCATAACCTGTGGAGGCTTAAATGTTGTTCTTGAATATGCTTGGAGCCATCAAATAAGCATTTGCAGGGCAAAAAGACTATCTACAACTCTACAATTGCTTCGTATCTACAATAGAAAGAAAGGCAAcacaagttttaaaaataaaacaagaagctAGCTGAATAGGGAAGCATTGGAATAGATTGTTCAAACAgagaagaaataaagaaagagaCAAACCTAATCCAAGTGATTCTCCCTCATGAAACACACACCCAAGTCTCAACTGCCACCAACCAAAAATCCAAAcattaaaatttagaaaatcaacccaaatagTCACAACAAAGACTATTAGAAAAACCTTCAAACCCACTTAAGCATTCAACCTTCATACACATTAGTTtcttaattaaaaataaatacaaaagatcacaagaagataaaaaagtatTTCACAGGATTGAGGGTCATCCCTTAGACTTGTTTCAAAAGGTTCATCTTATCAAGTTTTATTAACAAATATATACCTTCCAAATCATATCCTTTACACCAATTACCGTAACACTTTCCTTATgagtaaaaaaatttcaaaaagaaacaacttCCACCATAGTTTCACAAGGGCCTCATTAGGATCTATTCGGATTTTTCCAAATAGatcattttcatattttttccaaCCAATAAAAAAGTGAAATAACATATTACTGGCTTCCAGGACTATAGACAAATTCATAATTACAAAATATCCCTCAAGGTAACTTGGCAGTTTAAACTtcataaataaaaacaaattgaAGACATAAAACCAATgctccggaaaaaaaaaaagaggagaaaaaagTACCTGTCCAGTGATAAGTTCCAGGAAGACAACCCCAAAATTGTAGACATCAGATTTCACCATCAATTGCCCACTCATAGCATACTCAGGAGCACGATAACCATAAGTTCCCATGACCCTTGTGGAGACATGCGACTTGTCTCCAGTAGGACCAAGTTTCGCCAGCCCAAAGTCTGAAAGCTTTGGAACAAACCCTTCATCCAGTAATATGTTAGATGACTTGAAATCCCTATAAATGACAGGAGGATTCGCTTTATCATGAAGATACTCCAAATCCTTGACCACACCTGCTGCTATCTTCATTCTTGAATTCCAATCTAATGGTTCTTTATCAGGTGGAAGATCTGCAAAAGAATTGTTAAAATGGTTTACAAGGATGTAACAAATTATGTTGTGCGATAGCTACCAGAACAGTACTCTAACATAAGCCCAACAAAGAAGTATTGAATGACATTAAAATTAGCACATTATCCAAAGTTGATGTTAAGCGATAGCTACCAGAATAGTATTCTAACGTAAACCCAACAAAGGAGTATTAAATGACATTGAAAATTAGCACATTATTCACCAGTTATAATTATGACAACTGTAATACAGTGGCAATAACAGCTGTACTTGTGGAGAAAAATCATAGGCACACACATTAATATTGAGAgcaaaatttgttcaaaatatAAGCACGCATATTAAGATTTgttaaatgcaaaatttatTCCCCCATTGTTAAACTGATATAAGAGTCTAACAACCCAAAATTCattcaaagattaagaaagagGAATGCTCTACTGAACACTTAACACAAACATAAATAAACTAAATGGCATGACTTTCATTTTGGCTTTCCACAAAAGAAGTCAAGTTATTAAACAACAATTACGAGAATCACAACAGTGAGTCATTTTCACATGCAAGGTGTGTAAAGTCATTTGGTGgtacaaataaatttcatatcTGTGCTCAACATTTTCAGCTTGTTGATAGCTATTGACAATGTTAATCCTCACTTACAACATTAGGTGGAGAAGTGATAAGGCTTAAAATCATTCAACTGAAACTCTCGTAGCCTGAATGTAAACACATGCAGGACAAAAGAGAGAGACAGAGTTTCAGGAATGCAATTAAAGCACAAAGCACAAGATCCCTTAACATTATGATCAGCTAAGGAACCCACTCTTACTAAGTGAAGAAATGCATTATGCCACTCTTCATCAACCTCAAACAACAGAATGTGGAGTAAAGGCATAACATGATACAATACCAATCACCACTATTCAAAACACCAAACCATCCATTCACTATACTATGCCACTTATATGCCCCCAACCCCACCTTTCCCCTTTTTCTAAAATGAACATTGACCCCCATACTTAGAATAAGCAAGTTTGAGCCTATGCTCTGTTATTGAGGCTTCATTAGTtctgcattttatttttccttataAACGGCATTATTGTAAAGAAAGAACAATCAACATAAAAGTTAGTTTAAGTAGAAAAAAGCCCAATTAACTTTCTAAACAAAACTTACACTGTCATCAAGCCTTCCTTAAGAAAGTGTACGCAGTTTGTAAATTTCAGTAAACATGTAAATTCAATTTAAAAATGGGATGGACTTCTTGCTGAACATGCAATAACTAAACCACAAAGAATTGACAAGATAATGAACAAGAATGCCTGAAATGATACCATGAAGATGATCTTCCAATGATCCCAAGGGCATGAACTCATAGACAAGTAGCCTCTGGTCCCCATCAGCACAGTAACCGATTAAATTTACAAGGTTAGAATGATATAAAAGACTGAACATAAGAGCCTGAACAAAAAATTCCCGGTTACCCTGAAGCCTATTTCTATCCAATTGCTTAACTGCAACAACCTGTCCATTCCAGTAATCCAATTAATTAGCAATAATAAACTTGAAAATCAGCCAGAAAAATTTCGGTAGAGccatttctaataaaatcaatattgtcattttttaaaaaaatcaggaaaattcagaaaaaaatcctatgaaatgaaataattagggaaaaaagtagagaaaatcgCACATACCTCACTCTATTACTTTAGCTTGAAGATCTGGGGTTGAAGCTTTTCTTTGAGATCATCTCTAAGAGGGCCCAAAAAAGGAGGTCATATTggttaaaaattagaaaaaaaaaatagaaacgaaATTAAAAAGGCAAATTTTTGAATAGAAATAAAATAGCTCAGATCCATCTGCACTCTTTTGCCGCAGGTACACAGGATCAACTGTTTTTATGCGAATAAAACAACACCAAAGATTGCTCCGACTAAGTGAAAAAAATGATCAGAGGAGCTCGTTATACAGAATGTATCATACAAGAAGGGCAAAAAAGAGATACGTTCAGTGGATCAAACCTTCCTCCTTATGGACTGGATCAAAGTAGAGTCCACTGAGCCGGAATCATTGACCCCAGTTGCCGTAGGGACACAGAATTCCCAATGAGATA
This window encodes:
- the LOC113700838 gene encoding serine/threonine-protein kinase PBS1-like isoform X2; its protein translation is MTSENTRGRFALWLCRCRLICCRTFISLRARLERRHFSALIFSNVKLPSRIGLTAILVVSHWEFCVPTATGVNDSGSVDSTLIQSIRRKRLLVYEFMPLGSLEDHLHDLPPDKEPLDWNSRMKIAAGVVKDLEYLHDKANPPVIYRDFKSSNILLDEGFVPKLSDFGLAKLGPTGDKSHVSTRVMGTYGYRAPEYAMSGQLMVKSDVYNFGVVFLELITGQEHMDKREKEIQELRLLGASNEKAYAVFHNAGYLLQNVPGQSWRYS
- the LOC113700838 gene encoding uncharacterized protein isoform X1 gives rise to the protein MTSENTRGRFALWLCRCRLICCRTFISLRARLERRHFSALIFSNVKLPSRIGLTAILVVSHWEFCVPTATGVNDSGSVDSTLIQSIRRKRLLVYEFMPLGSLEDHLHDLPPDKEPLDWNSRMKIAAGVVKDLEYLHDKANPPVIYRDFKSSNILLDEGFVPKLSDFGLAKLGPTGDKSHVSTRVMGTYGYRAPEYAMSGQLMVKSDVYNFGVVFLELITGQVSESLESDKSMLKDLNHEFEEKLIEHMDKREKEIQELRLLGASNEKAYAVFHNAGYLLQNVPGQSWRYS
- the LOC113700838 gene encoding serine/threonine-protein kinase PBS1-like isoform X5 translates to MFSLLYHSNLVNLIGYCADGDQRLLVYEFMPLGSLEDHLHDLPPDKEPLDWNSRMKIAAGVVKDLEYLHDKANPPVIYRDFKSSNILLDEGFVPKLSDFGLAKLGPTGDKSHVSTRVMGTYGYRAPEYAMSGQLMVKSDVYNFGVVFLELITGQVSESLESDKSMLKDLNHEFEEKLIEHMDKREKEIQELRLLGASNEKAYAVFHNAGYLLQNVPGQSWRYS
- the LOC113700838 gene encoding serine/threonine-protein kinase PBS1-like isoform X4 — its product is MTSENTRGRFALWLCRCRLICCRTFISLRARLERRHFSALIFSNVKLPSRIGLTAILVVSHWEFCVPTATGVNDSGSVDSTLIQSIRRKRLLVYEFMPLGSLEDHLHDLPPDKEPLDWNSRMKIAAGVVKDLEYLHDKANPPVIYRDFKSSNILLDEGFVPKLSDFGLAKLGPTGDKSHVSTRVMGTYGYRAPEYAMSGQLMVKSDVYNFGVVFLELITGQIRSNCRVVDSLFALQMLI
- the LOC113700838 gene encoding serine/threonine-protein kinase PBS1-like isoform X3; amino-acid sequence: MTSENTRGRFALWLCRCRLICCRTFISLRARLERRHFSALIFSNVKLPSRIGLTAILVVSHWEFCVPTATGVNDSGSVDSTLIQSIRRKRLLVYEFMPLGSLEDHLHDLPPDKEPLDWNSRMKIAAGVVKDLEYLHDKANPPVIYRDFKSSNILLDEGFVPKLSDFGLAKLGPTGDKSHVSTRVMGTYGYRAPEYAMSGQLMVKSDVYNFGVVFLELITGQLRLGCVFHEGESLGLDTKQL